The genomic window TATTCAATGGCAAGTTCACCACATACGATCCGAGCCGCACGCTCGGCCTGATGCTGAACATGTTCGACGAGGTTCAGTGGCCGAATTTCTGGGATGCTCTTACCAGCCTCGGCAAGGGGGGGATGAGGATCGACGCGAGCTCCGGCTCGATGATGGAAAAGGTGGGCTCCGGCGAATATGTGCTCGCCTGGAACACCATCGGCTCCTACGTGCCGGCGTTGAAGCGGCGCAATCCGGCGATCGGCATGGTCGTTCCCTCGGACTACACCCTGATCCTCTCCCGCGTGGCCTTCGTTTCCGCAAAGGCCCAACATCCGAACGCGGCGCGTTTGTTCCTCGACTATCTCCTCTCCGCTCGCGGGCAGAAAATCCTGATGGATAAGGCCGAACTCTATTCCATCCGGAGTGACCTGGAAGGCGAACTCACGGCGGCGGCGCTGGCGAAGCAGATCGGCGAGGCGGCCCGTCCTATTCCCATCGGCGACCAGTTGCTCGACCGGGTCATGAACGAGCGCGGGCGTGTGGAGTTCCTGCGCAAGTTCCAGGAGTCCCTTCGTGCACGGTAATACGCTTACGGCTTCGGACGCGGGGAGGGTGCACCGGCCCCCCCGTTGGCGCAGGGCCGGCGACCACCCGATACGCATCGCTGGCGTAGGCCTCGTTGCGCTCATCGTTTTGGCGCCAATCGCACTTATTCTATACCAGAGTTTCCTCGACAAGCCGTTCTTCATGCCGCGCACGGCGATGAGCCTTGCGGCCTATGATTTTGTCCTGCGTGATCCGGAGTTCTACCGCGCGCTGGCAAATTCCGTGATTATCGCGATCGGCATGCTCGTTATCGCGGTTCCGCTTGGCGCCCTGCTGGCCTTTCTCATGACACGGACCGATATGCCCGGTGCCGGGTGGATCGAGCCCGTGCTGCTTGCGCCGGTGTTCATCTCCGCGATCGTGATGGCCTTCGGCTATGTCGTCTCGATAGGGCCGGTCGGCTTTCTGTCACTATGGGCCAAGGATGCCTTCGGCGTCGTGCCGTGGAATCTCTATTCGATCGAGTCGCTGATCATCATTTCCGGCCTGACGCATGTTCCGCATGTCTATCTCTACGCGTCTGCGGCTCTACGTGGCCTCAATCCCGAAGTCGAAGAGGCGGCGCGCATTTCCGGAGCGGGGGTATGGCGCGTCGCCTTCACGCTGAGCATGCCGCTCATTCTGCCCGCGCTGATCTTCAGTGGAATGCTGGTATTCCTGCTCGGCATTGAGATGTTCGGATTCGCCCTGATACTGGGTGACCCCGCCGGCATCGTTGTCCTGACAACCTATCTTTACAAGCTCACCAATCTCCTGGGGACGCCGTCGTTTCATCTTATGGCGGTCGTGGCCGTGATCATCGTGCTCATGACCCTGCCTCTGGTATTGCTGCAGCGCTACCTGCTGCGCTCGTCCGAACATTATGTCACAATTCGCGGCAAGGGCATGTCCGGACGGCCCTTGTCGCTTGGCGCATGGCGATGGCCGGCATTTGGCTTGGTCGTGGCCTGGCTGTTCTTCACGGTTATTCTGCCGGTCAGTGGCCTTTTGCTGCGCTCGCTGGTGTCCACCTGGGGCGAGGGCGTCGACATTCTTAATGTACTCACGCTTGCGAACTACCGTGAGCTGTTTAACTATCCAAATCTTATACGCAGTATCGTGAATACGATTCTCATTGCTGGAATTGGTGGCGCGCTTGCTGTCGTCTGCTATACGGGTGTGGCGTTGATCAGCCACCGTTGGCGCAGTTCGGGCGCCGCGCTGCTCGACTTCCTCGTGATGATGCCGCGGGCGCTTCCTGGCCTCATCGCGGGCCTTGCCTTCCTGTGGATTTTCCTGTTCGTGCCATTTCTGACACCCTTGCGGAGCACACTTGTCAGCCTTTGGGTGGCTTATACCGTAGTCTGGCTCGCCTATGGCATGCGCCTCATAAGTTCGGCGCTTTACCAGGTGGGACCAGAACTGGAGGAGGCAGCACGCGTCACCGGCGCGAGTCAGGCCAGGACCTACCGGGATGTGACAGTGCCGCTCGTGCGCTTCGGATTGATCGGAAGCTGGCTTCTCATTTTCATGACCTTTACGCGCGAATACTCGACGGGCGTCTATCTCCTCGGACCAAACACGGAGGTCATCGGATCTATGATCATTTCGTTGTTTGGCAGCGGCGGTCTCGACCTCATCGCCGCCATGTCGGTTATCAATCTCTGCCTCGTCGGGATCCCGCTGATCGTCGCGCTGCGACTTGGAGTGCGCTTGAATGCCTGAGCTCGTCATTGAGAATATCCGGCGGCAGATCGGTTCTCTGGAAATATTGAAGGGCATTTCTCTATCCCTCCGGCCAGGGGAGATCGTTGCGCTTCTCGGGCATTCCGGAAGCGGCAAGACCACGCTGCTGCGGTCGGTGGCGGGACTTGATGTGCCAAGCACGGGACGTATTCAGCTCCGCGACAAGACAGTTTTCGACGACAACCGCGGCATCAACCTGCCGCCGGAACATCGCGGCCTCAGTCTTGTCTTTCAGTCCTATGCGCTCTGGCCGAACAAGACCGTTGACCAGAACGTGGGCTACGGGCTGAGACTGCGGGGCGCCAGTGCGGCGGAGACCGCGACGAAAGTCTCCGCTCTGCTGGAGCGCCTTGGGCTTGCGAGCCTCGGTAAGCGCTACCCGCATCAACTATCGGGCGGCCAGCAACAACGGGTCGCGCTCGCGCGGGCTCTGGTCTATCAGCCGCCTGTTCTGCTTCTGGACGAGCCGCTCTCCAATCTCGATGCGAAATTGCGCGAGGAAGCACGGTCCTGGCTGCGCGAACTGATCGTCCAGGCCAATATCAGCGCGCTCTACGTGACCCACGACCAGATCGAAGCGATGGCGGTGGCCGACAGGATCATGCTGCTGCGCGGCGGCAGCGTGGAGCAGGAGGGTACGCCGCAGGAGATCTATGAGCGCCCGAACTCGCTGGACGCCGCGGAATTCATGGGCAGCAACAATCGCTTCCCGGTATCCATCATCAGTGTCGATAACGGGGTCGCTTCCTTCCGACTGGGCGGGGCTGACTTGCGCGGCGCGTTGCGCGGCGCCAAGGCGGCGGGAGAAAAGGCCACCGCTCTCGTGAGGATCGAGCGGGTGCGGATTGCCGACGGGCCCGGCGCGAACCGCATGCAGTGCGAGCTCAACGGCACGCTCTACCTTGGCGAACGGCGCGAGTACATGTTGACGGTTGATGGGACGCGTTTTCGGGCCTGGGGGCAGGTTGACCGTGCACCGGGGCCTTGCTGGGTGGACATATCGCCCGAAGATCTATGGCTGTTCTGAACTGAGAAAAATCATGACGCATTTTGAACGTGGAAAGAGACTGCGCGCGGCTGTGGCGGACCGCCGGGCGTTGCTCGCGCCGGGCGCCGCCAACGCCTTGACCGCACGGATCGCGGAGGATCTCGGCTACGAAACCGTCTATGTCACGGGCGCTGGCATCGCCAATACAGGCTATGGGGTTCCCGATATCGGCCTCACAACCGTGACAGAGGTCGCCAATACAGTCGCGGCTATTTCCGACTGCTGCGACTTGCCGCTCATCGTTGATGCCGACACCGGATTCGGCAATCCTTTGAACATGATCAGGACGGTCCGCTCGCTGGAGCGCGCGGGTGCCAATGCGCTGCAGATCGAAGACCAGCAGTTTCCCAAGCGCTGCGGGCACTTTGCCGGCAAATCCGTGATCCCCCAGGCGGAGATGTGCGAGAAGGTCAAGGCAGCGGTCGACAGTCGCTCCACGGAGGACCTGCTGATCATCGCCAGAACGGATGCCTATGCCGTCGAAGGTCTCGCCGCGGCGCTGGACCGCGCCGCGGCCTATATCGAGGCCGGTGCGGATGTGACCTTCGTGGAGGCCCCGACGAGTGAAGCCCAACTGCGGGAGATCGTAAAGCGCCTGGCGGCGCCGCAGGTCATCAATCTGGTGATAGGTGGAAAGACACCGCTTCTCTCCCAAGCCGCGTTGAAAGATATTGGCTTTTCGCTGGTTCTCTATGCCAACGCGGCCTTGCAGGCGTCGATCGTGGCTATTCGCGACGTCCTGTCGGGAATTCGCGACCAGGGGGGCGCCGGAACGCTGCTCCATCGGCTGGCGACTTTCGAGGATCGACAGAACGTCGTGCGCAAGCCCTATTGGGATGATCTGGAGAAGCGCTATGTGGACGATCCCGGTGCTCCGGCTTGAGTGCCGGCCGGGTGCTCGCATGTCTGGCCCATCGGAGCGCGGGGCGGTCGAAATCCTGCCGCGCTGGCCAGCGCCGCCAATCCGGCATTGGATGATTGTCTGAAAAGCGATCAATCTTATGATAGTATCATCCCAGCCGTTGAACGAACCATGCGTGATAAGCCATGTTGGAAACGGACAGGGTGTTCACGGGCTCGATTCCGGAGAATTATGACCGGTATATGGTGCCGCTGATTTTCGAGCCCTATGCAACCGACATCGCGCGACGCGCAGCCTCCCTCACGCCGGATGCCGTTTTGGAAACCGCCGCGGGTAGCGGCGTTGTCACCCGCGCTCTGGCGCCACGACTGCCGTTGGCGGCGAGCTATGTCGTAACCGATCTCAATCAGCCTATGCTTGACTATGCTGCATCTCGACAAGTGCCGGACAGTCGCATCAGATGGCGTTGTGCTGATGCTATGGCGCTGCCGTTTGAAGACGCCGCCTTTGATCTTGTGTGTTGTCAGTTCGGCGCGATGTTCTTTCCCGATCGTCTGTCGGCTTATCGTGAGGCAAAGCGTGTCTTGAAGCCCGGTGGGCATTTCTTGCTCAGCGTATGGGACCGCATAGAAGAAAACGTTTTTGCGGACGAGGTGACGCAGGCTCTCGCAAAGATTTTTCCTAATGATCCGCCACGTTTCTTGGCCCGGACACCGCATGGCTACCACGATACGGCCTTGATCCGCAGCGAGTTGGCGAGAGCGGGCTTTTCCCGTGTGACTATCGAGACGAGGGCGGAACAAAGCCGCGCATCTTCAGCGCACGTTCCGGCTGTCGCCTATTGCCAGGGAACGGTGCTTCGTAACGAGATCGAGGCGAGAGAACCGGGCAAGCTGGACGCTGCCACGGACTACGTCGAGGCCGTGCTGGCAGATAAACATGGCAGCGGCGAGGTTTCTGCCAAAATACAAGCGCATATAATCGCGGCTGTTTCTTGAATATTCGGATATTCTCCTCAGGTTCCCGACGTCTTTCTCGCTCCTGCGGCATTCAACCGCCGTCGGGGATGCTCACACGGCTGGCTGTGAATGTATAGTCTGTCTACTCGGCAGCAACAGGAGCGACGCGAGTGAACGTTGGGCGCAATCAATGCCTCGTGGAAGAGGCTTCTGTGGTTCCCGTTTTCCTGTCCCACGAGGCCTAGCCAATCATTCGCGAATGCGAACGCACGACCGCCGCCGTCTTCAATGGCGATGTGCAGCCGTAGGCTGCTCGCTATGCAGGAGGTGTTGTGGCGAGCAGCTGTGCGCCTCGTGGTCGCGACGTGAAAGGGCGGTGCGCTTCATGTGATCAGACATGGCCGGCGAAGGCCAGTGCGTCTTCCGCGCGCCACGATACCGAGACATTATCGCCTGGGCCGGGGATGCTACCTGCGACGGAGCTGTTCAGCATCGTCGCGCGTAGGCTGAGGCCAAGCGCAGACACCGTGATTTGAAACCGATCACCAATGAGCGCGGTATGCTCCACGGTGCCCGGTAGCCCTTCTTCACCGCTCCCGAGCCGGATGTTCTCGGGGCGCACCATGAGCGTGGCGGGCCCGGCGGAAAGCTGTGATCGCGGTAAGGCATAATCCCTCGCTGGCCCATCAAGGCGGAAAATCGACCCGGCGGCGGCCGGACGGAGTTCTCCGTGGAGCCTGTTGGTCTCACCGACGAAATCCGCCACGAATGGTGTTGCCGGTTGATTGTAGAGGTCCAGCGGCCTGCCGATCTGTTCGATGCGCCCCGCGTTCATGACGGCAATACGATCCGACATTGTCATCGCCTCCGCCTGATCGTGGGTGACGAGGATCGTCGTGACGCCGAGCCTTTTCTGTAGGTTGCGTATCTCGATCTGGACGGACGCCCTGAGCTTGGCATCTAGTGCGGCAAGTGGCTCATCGAGCAGCAGGATTGTCGGCTCCACGACGATGGCGCGCGCCAGCGCCACCCTTTGCTGCTGGCCGCCCGAGAGTTGCGCTGGCCGCCTCTCGGCGAAGGCCGCCATCTGGACGAGATCCAGGGCATGGGCAACGCGCCTGGCAACCTCAGTTTTGTCGAGGCGCCTCATCTTGAGCCCGAAGGCGACGTTTTGCGCGACGTTCATGTGGGGAAAGAGAGCATAGCTCTGGAAGACGACACTGATGTCCCGCTTCCAGGGCGCCGTTTCCACGAGTGAGCGATCGTCAACGCGGATATCACCGCGATCCACGGTGATCAGGCCCGCGATACACCGAAGCAAGGTCGTCTTGCCGCATCCCGAGGGCCCGAGCAGCGCAATGAACTCACCGGGCGCCGCCTCGAGATTGATGTCGCGCAGCGCGGGGGCGTCATCATAGGATTTCGCGACATCCCGGATCGCGATGCGCCCGCGCGTGGGACGGGAAGCGAGCTCAGCCATTGCGGCGTTGTTCCTGGTTGCTGGGCAGGGTGAGATTGCGCAGTCCATAGGTATATTCGAGCGCAACGAGGCCGATGATGACGATGATCATCTTGACCACGGAAATCGCTGCGACAGCAGGGTCGTAGTTGTTGACGAGATAGCCGAGTATTGCCACGGGAAGGGTCATTGAACGGGCGTTCGACAACAGCAGCGAAATCGCGACTTCGTCGAAGGAAATCAGAAAGGCGAACATCCCTCCCGCGAACAGGGCTGGTCGCAGCATCGGCAATGTCACATGCCAGAAGGTTGCGAGCGGCGGCGCGCCCAGCGTGTAGGAAGCCTCCTCGATGCGAGGGTCCGTGCTCGCATAGACGGCGACGATCGTACGCAGGAGATAGGGGATAGTGATCACGACATGGCCGATGACAAGGCCAGTGAACGTGTTTCCGAGACCGATTGCGCTGAGGTAAAACAGCAATGCGATCGCCAGGATCAGCGCTGGCATGCTGAGCGGCGACAAGAGAAAGGTCTGGATGGCCGTCGAAAAGCGGAAGGGATGCCGGACAAGCGCGATGGCGGCGGGCACCGCGACGACCGCGGCAAACACTGTCGCCAGCAACCCGAGAACCACGCTGTTCCACATGGGCCGCATGAACGCCGGATCTGCCATGACCTGTCCAAACCACCGCAGCGAGAAGCCGGGCGGGGGAAATGACACGAAGCTTGCAGAGGAAAAGGCGACGACGAAGACGATCGCTTGCGGCGCCATGATGAAGAGGCCGGCAAGGATCACATAGACCCGCAAGCCATTGCCGAGCTTCTCGACCTGTCTCATCGACCAGCCCTCGACCTGGCGAGACGCAGCTGCAGCGCAATCACGATGATCGCGGTCAGCAGCAGAATATTGCCAAGGGCGGCCGCGAACGGCCAATCCGATGCAAGGTTGAGTTGCTGATAGATCAGCAGAGGGAGAACCATCGTTGCATTGCTGCCCATGAGCATCACCGTCACGAAACTGCCCATGCTCAAAGCGAAGACCAGCAGCATACCGGTCATCACGCCCTGCGCACTCAGCGGCAGAACCACATGGATGAAGCTCCGAAAAGGCGAGGCGCCAAGTGTTGTTGCGGCCTCCTCCAGAGCGCCGTCAATGCCTTCGAGCGTGCTGGCGATGGACAGCACCATGAACGGAAGGAGGACATGCACAAGTGCCAGCCAGATGGCAAACCACCCGCTGCCGATGTTGACTGTATCGAGGTTGAGCGCCTTGAGGATCGCATTGATAACGCCGCTTCGGCCCAGGATGATCATCCAGCCAAAAGTCCGGACCACAACATTGATGAGTAGCGGTGTGACGATCAGAAAGATCAGGAGGCTCTTCGTGCGCCCCGACGACCGCGCGATGGCAAGAGCGAGCGGATAGCCCAGCACAAGCGTGGCCGACGTGACCGCGATGCTGAGTGCAAGCGTGACGCCGAGGACACCGAGATAATAGGCGTCGCCG from Hyphomicrobiales bacterium includes these protein-coding regions:
- a CDS encoding ABC transporter substrate-binding protein — its product is MISRRLLLAASVFSLSAAMLPAGARSAEVPAGYPATYSDVVKKGTAEAKLRVYSTTDAASVQPLIADFEALYPGIKVEYSDISSAEIYNRVISEDAARQPGADVVWTSGMDTGTRLAADGYAAEYASPETAKLPGWANWKNIAYGTTFEPLVFIYNNRLLKEDMVPKSHADLVKLVKEKPDVFNGKFTTYDPSRTLGLMLNMFDEVQWPNFWDALTSLGKGGMRIDASSGSMMEKVGSGEYVLAWNTIGSYVPALKRRNPAIGMVVPSDYTLILSRVAFVSAKAQHPNAARLFLDYLLSARGQKILMDKAELYSIRSDLEGELTAAALAKQIGEAARPIPIGDQLLDRVMNERGRVEFLRKFQESLRAR
- a CDS encoding Iron ABC transporter permease; protein product: MHGNTLTASDAGRVHRPPRWRRAGDHPIRIAGVGLVALIVLAPIALILYQSFLDKPFFMPRTAMSLAAYDFVLRDPEFYRALANSVIIAIGMLVIAVPLGALLAFLMTRTDMPGAGWIEPVLLAPVFISAIVMAFGYVVSIGPVGFLSLWAKDAFGVVPWNLYSIESLIIISGLTHVPHVYLYASAALRGLNPEVEEAARISGAGVWRVAFTLSMPLILPALIFSGMLVFLLGIEMFGFALILGDPAGIVVLTTYLYKLTNLLGTPSFHLMAVVAVIIVLMTLPLVLLQRYLLRSSEHYVTIRGKGMSGRPLSLGAWRWPAFGLVVAWLFFTVILPVSGLLLRSLVSTWGEGVDILNVLTLANYRELFNYPNLIRSIVNTILIAGIGGALAVVCYTGVALISHRWRSSGAALLDFLVMMPRALPGLIAGLAFLWIFLFVPFLTPLRSTLVSLWVAYTVVWLAYGMRLISSALYQVGPELEEAARVTGASQARTYRDVTVPLVRFGLIGSWLLIFMTFTREYSTGVYLLGPNTEVIGSMIISLFGSGGLDLIAAMSVINLCLVGIPLIVALRLGVRLNA
- the fbpC gene encoding Fe(3+) ions import ATP-binding protein FbpC; translation: MPELVIENIRRQIGSLEILKGISLSLRPGEIVALLGHSGSGKTTLLRSVAGLDVPSTGRIQLRDKTVFDDNRGINLPPEHRGLSLVFQSYALWPNKTVDQNVGYGLRLRGASAAETATKVSALLERLGLASLGKRYPHQLSGGQQQRVALARALVYQPPVLLLDEPLSNLDAKLREEARSWLRELIVQANISALYVTHDQIEAMAVADRIMLLRGGSVEQEGTPQEIYERPNSLDAAEFMGSNNRFPVSIISVDNGVASFRLGGADLRGALRGAKAAGEKATALVRIERVRIADGPGANRMQCELNGTLYLGERREYMLTVDGTRFRAWGQVDRAPGPCWVDISPEDLWLF
- a CDS encoding putative carboxyvinyl-carboxyphosphonate phosphorylmutase (Evidence 3 : Putative function from multiple computational evidences), with translation MTHFERGKRLRAAVADRRALLAPGAANALTARIAEDLGYETVYVTGAGIANTGYGVPDIGLTTVTEVANTVAAISDCCDLPLIVDADTGFGNPLNMIRTVRSLERAGANALQIEDQQFPKRCGHFAGKSVIPQAEMCEKVKAAVDSRSTEDLLIIARTDAYAVEGLAAALDRAAAYIEAGADVTFVEAPTSEAQLREIVKRLAAPQVINLVIGGKTPLLSQAALKDIGFSLVLYANAALQASIVAIRDVLSGIRDQGGAGTLLHRLATFEDRQNVVRKPYWDDLEKRYVDDPGAPA
- a CDS encoding Methyltransferase domain-containing protein yields the protein MLETDRVFTGSIPENYDRYMVPLIFEPYATDIARRAASLTPDAVLETAAGSGVVTRALAPRLPLAASYVVTDLNQPMLDYAASRQVPDSRIRWRCADAMALPFEDAAFDLVCCQFGAMFFPDRLSAYREAKRVLKPGGHFLLSVWDRIEENVFADEVTQALAKIFPNDPPRFLARTPHGYHDTALIRSELARAGFSRVTIETRAEQSRASSAHVPAVAYCQGTVLRNEIEAREPGKLDAATDYVEAVLADKHGSGEVSAKIQAHIIAAVS
- the potA gene encoding Spermidine/putrescine import ATP-binding protein PotA, with the translated sequence MAELASRPTRGRIAIRDVAKSYDDAPALRDINLEAAPGEFIALLGPSGCGKTTLLRCIAGLITVDRGDIRVDDRSLVETAPWKRDISVVFQSYALFPHMNVAQNVAFGLKMRRLDKTEVARRVAHALDLVQMAAFAERRPAQLSGGQQQRVALARAIVVEPTILLLDEPLAALDAKLRASVQIEIRNLQKRLGVTTILVTHDQAEAMTMSDRIAVMNAGRIEQIGRPLDLYNQPATPFVADFVGETNRLHGELRPAAAGSIFRLDGPARDYALPRSQLSAGPATLMVRPENIRLGSGEEGLPGTVEHTALIGDRFQITVSALGLSLRATMLNSSVAGSIPGPGDNVSVSWRAEDALAFAGHV
- a CDS encoding ABC transporter permease; this translates as MRQVEKLGNGLRVYVILAGLFIMAPQAIVFVVAFSSASFVSFPPPGFSLRWFGQVMADPAFMRPMWNSVVLGLLATVFAAVVAVPAAIALVRHPFRFSTAIQTFLLSPLSMPALILAIALLFYLSAIGLGNTFTGLVIGHVVITIPYLLRTIVAVYASTDPRIEEASYTLGAPPLATFWHVTLPMLRPALFAGGMFAFLISFDEVAISLLLSNARSMTLPVAILGYLVNNYDPAVAAISVVKMIIVIIGLVALEYTYGLRNLTLPSNQEQRRNG
- a CDS encoding ABC transporter permease — translated: MTEAARLRPGVAPGLLLSLPAVVFLLAFFVGPLALNTGRSLETPEGLGIYQYARALGDAYYLGVLGVTLALSIAVTSATLVLGYPLALAIARSSGRTKSLLIFLIVTPLLINVVVRTFGWMIILGRSGVINAILKALNLDTVNIGSGWFAIWLALVHVLLPFMVLSIASTLEGIDGALEEAATTLGASPFRSFIHVVLPLSAQGVMTGMLLVFALSMGSFVTVMLMGSNATMVLPLLIYQQLNLASDWPFAAALGNILLLTAIIVIALQLRLARSRAGR